The following coding sequences lie in one Haematobia irritans isolate KBUSLIRL chromosome 3, ASM5000362v1, whole genome shotgun sequence genomic window:
- the wap gene encoding DDB1 and CUL4 associated factor wap, whose amino-acid sequence MSATAGKRKEIYKYLAPWPLYSMNWSVRPDKRFRLALGSFIEEYNNKVQIISLDEETSEFSAKSTFDHPYPTTKIMWIPDSKGIYPDLLATSGDYLRVWRAGEPDTRLECVLNNNKNSDFCAPLTSFDWNEVDPNLVGTSSIDTTCTIWGLETGQPHGRVYVAGHVKTQLIAHDKEVYDIAFSRAGGGRDMFASVGADGSVRMFDLRHLEHSTIIYEDPTHTALLRLAWNKQDPNYLATVAMDSCEVIILDVRVPCTPVARLSNHRACVNGIAWAPHSSCHICTAGDDHQALIWDIQQMPRAIEDPILAYTAAEGEVNQIQWGATQPDWIAICYNKACEILRV is encoded by the exons ATGTCTGCAACCGCCGGAAAAAGgaaagaaatttataaatatttggcaCCATGGCCATTATATTCCATGAACTGGAGTGTTCGGCCAGACAAACGTTTTCGTCTGGCCCTGGGTAGTTTTATCGAAGAATATAACAATAAAGTCCAAATAATAAGTCTCGATGAGGAAACAAGCGAATTTAGTgccaaaag CACTTTCGATCATCCATATCCCACAACAAAAATTATGTGGATACCCGATTCAAAGGGTATATATCCTGATCTTCTTGCCACGAGTGGTGATTACTTGCGCGTATGGCGTGCTGGTGAACCCGATACACGCTTAGAGTGTGtactaaataataataaaaatagcgATTTTTGTGCGCCACTTACATCGTTTGATTGGAACGAAGTAGATCCAAATTTAGTTGGTACATCTTCCATTGACACAACCTGCACAATATGGGGTTTAGAGACTGGTCAACCACATGGCCGTGTATATGTTGCTGGACATGTGAAAACACAATTAATTGCCCATGACAAAGAGGTATACGATATTGCCTTTTCAAGGGCTGGAGGTGGACGTGACATGTTTGCATCGGTTGGAGCTGATGGGTCAGTTCGTATGTTTGATTTAAGACATTTGGAGCACTCAACAATTATATatgag gatCCAACACACACAGCACTACTTCGTTTGGCATGGAACAAACAAGATCCAAATTATTTGGCCACCGTTGCAATGGACTCTTGCGAAGTAATAATATTAGATGTCCGTGTTCCTTGTACACCTGTTGCAAGACTGAGCAATCATAGAGCGTGCGTCAACGGAATAGCGTGGGCGCCGCACAG ttcctgTCACATATGCACTGCCGGTGATGATCACCAAGCACTCATCTGGGATATACAGCAAATGCCACGCGCTATCGAAGATCCAATTTTGGCATATACCGCCGCCGAAGGTGAAGTCAATCAAATTCAATGGGGTGCAACACAACCCGATTGGATTGCAATTTGCTATAACAAAGCATGTGAGATTTTGCGTGTCTAG